One window of the Vannielia litorea genome contains the following:
- a CDS encoding ABC transporter ATP-binding protein, whose translation MTLTLQSLSVTRQNGRETLREVSLTVTPGEFIGLIGPNGAGKTTLLRAAQGLLPATGTSSLAALTPTQRARAAAFLPQSREIAWDLTVETLVTLGRTPHAPSEADATAVTKAITQMALTPHAQRRATRLSGGEQARALIARALAQETPLLLADEPIAGLDPAAQIATMQLFAQLATEGRAVLASLHDLSLAARHCTRLVVLHEGRIAADGPPEQVLTPQLLSEVFHITGSFVFTDHGALFTPTGLT comes from the coding sequence ATGACCCTGACCCTCCAGAGCCTCTCCGTCACCCGCCAGAACGGCCGCGAAACCTTGCGCGAGGTCTCCCTCACCGTCACCCCCGGCGAGTTCATCGGCCTGATCGGCCCCAACGGCGCGGGCAAGACCACGCTCCTGCGCGCCGCCCAGGGCCTGCTGCCCGCCACCGGCACCTCCTCCCTCGCGGCCCTCACGCCCACCCAGCGCGCCCGCGCGGCCGCCTTTCTCCCACAGTCCCGCGAGATCGCCTGGGATCTGACGGTCGAAACCCTCGTCACCCTCGGCCGCACCCCCCACGCCCCCTCCGAGGCCGACGCCACAGCCGTCACCAAGGCCATCACCCAGATGGCCCTCACGCCCCACGCCCAGCGCCGCGCCACTCGCCTCTCCGGCGGCGAACAGGCCCGCGCCCTCATCGCCCGCGCGCTGGCGCAGGAAACCCCGCTGCTGCTGGCCGACGAGCCCATCGCCGGCCTCGACCCGGCCGCCCAGATCGCCACCATGCAGCTCTTCGCCCAGCTCGCCACCGAGGGTCGCGCCGTGCTCGCCTCGCTGCACGATCTCTCCCTCGCCGCCCGCCACTGCACCCGCCTCGTGGTGCTGCACGAGGGCCGCATCGCCGCCGACGGCCCGCCCGAGCAGGTGCTCACCCCGCAGCTGCTGTCAGAGGTCTTCCACATCACCGGCAGCTTCGTCTTCACCGACCACGGTGCGCTCTTCACTCCCACGGGACTCACCTGA